A stretch of the Gossypium hirsutum isolate 1008001.06 chromosome D07, Gossypium_hirsutum_v2.1, whole genome shotgun sequence genome encodes the following:
- the LOC107954258 gene encoding nicotinamide adenine dinucleotide transporter 1, chloroplastic isoform X2 — MTNDSHPPNSRSLLCNAGAGAAAGISIISCLLPSPTCSLIVGSLEQIFQKEGLRGMYRGLAPTVLALLPNWAVYFTMYEQLKDCLCSNDGKHQLSVGANMLAASGAGAATTCFTNPLWVVKTRLQTQGMRAGVVPYRGTFSALRRIAHEEGIRGLYSGLVPALAGISHVAIQFPTYEKIKCYLANQDNTPMDKLGARDVAVASSVSKIFASTLTYPHEVVRSRLQEQGHHSEKRYSGVVDCIRKVFQQEGFAGFYRGCATNLLRTTPAAVITFTSFEMVHRFLVNLFPSDPQPHTL; from the exons ATGACCAACGATTCCCACCCCCCTAATTCCAGGAGTCTCCTTTGCAATGCCGGTGCTGGCGCTGCCGCCGGTATCTCAATTATTTCCTGCCTCCTCCCCTCCCCAACCT GTAGTCTTATAGTTGGTAGCTTGGAACAAATATTTCAGAAGGAAGGCTTGCGTGGCATGTACCGTGGACTTGCTCCTACTGTACTCGCTTTACTTCCGAATTGGGCT GTATATTTTACAATGTATGAGCAGCTCAAAGACTGTCTATGTTCTAATG ATGGGAAGCACCAACTCTCTGTAGGTGCTAACATGCTAGCTGCATCTGGTGCTGGAGCTGCAACAACCTGTTTCACAAATCCTCTTTGGGTTGTGAAGACAAGACTTCAA ACTCAAGGAATGAGAGCTGGAGTGGTTCCCTATAGGGGTACATTTTCTGCTTTGAGGAGAATAGCTCATGAGGAGGGTATTCGGGGTCTATACAG TGGTCTTGTCCCCGCATTAGCTGGTATTAGTCATGTTGCCATTCAGTTTCCAACATACGAGAAGATCAAATGCTATTTAGCTAACCAAG ATAACACTCCAATGGATAAACTTGGTGCACGTGATGTTGCTGTTGCGTCATCAGTTTCCAAAATATTTGCATCCACATTGACTTACCCACATGAG GTGGTACGTTCAAGGCTTCAGGAACAGGGACATCACTCTGAGAAACGCTATTCTGGTGTGGTTGATTGCATCAGAAAAGTATTTCAGCAAGAAGGCTTTGCTGGATTCTACCGTGGGTGTGCAACAAATCTTCTCAGGACCACACCTGCAGCTGTTATCACATTCACCAGCTTTGAGATGGTTCATCGATTTCTTGTCAATCTTTTCCCTTCGGATCCACAGCCTCACACTTTATAA
- the LOC107954258 gene encoding nicotinamide adenine dinucleotide transporter 1, chloroplastic isoform X1 has protein sequence MTNDSHPPNSRSLLCNAGAGAAAGVIAATFVCPLDVIKTRLQVHGLPKLGNATIRRSLIVGSLEQIFQKEGLRGMYRGLAPTVLALLPNWAVYFTMYEQLKDCLCSNDGKHQLSVGANMLAASGAGAATTCFTNPLWVVKTRLQTQGMRAGVVPYRGTFSALRRIAHEEGIRGLYSGLVPALAGISHVAIQFPTYEKIKCYLANQDNTPMDKLGARDVAVASSVSKIFASTLTYPHEVVRSRLQEQGHHSEKRYSGVVDCIRKVFQQEGFAGFYRGCATNLLRTTPAAVITFTSFEMVHRFLVNLFPSDPQPHTL, from the exons ATGACCAACGATTCCCACCCCCCTAATTCCAGGAGTCTCCTTTGCAATGCCGGTGCTGGCGCTGCCGCCG GTGTTATTGCTGCAACATTCGTGTGTCCTTTAGATGTTATAAAGACGAGATTACAAGTTCATGGGTTGCCAAAGCTTGGTAACGCAACCATTAGAC GTAGTCTTATAGTTGGTAGCTTGGAACAAATATTTCAGAAGGAAGGCTTGCGTGGCATGTACCGTGGACTTGCTCCTACTGTACTCGCTTTACTTCCGAATTGGGCT GTATATTTTACAATGTATGAGCAGCTCAAAGACTGTCTATGTTCTAATG ATGGGAAGCACCAACTCTCTGTAGGTGCTAACATGCTAGCTGCATCTGGTGCTGGAGCTGCAACAACCTGTTTCACAAATCCTCTTTGGGTTGTGAAGACAAGACTTCAA ACTCAAGGAATGAGAGCTGGAGTGGTTCCCTATAGGGGTACATTTTCTGCTTTGAGGAGAATAGCTCATGAGGAGGGTATTCGGGGTCTATACAG TGGTCTTGTCCCCGCATTAGCTGGTATTAGTCATGTTGCCATTCAGTTTCCAACATACGAGAAGATCAAATGCTATTTAGCTAACCAAG ATAACACTCCAATGGATAAACTTGGTGCACGTGATGTTGCTGTTGCGTCATCAGTTTCCAAAATATTTGCATCCACATTGACTTACCCACATGAG GTGGTACGTTCAAGGCTTCAGGAACAGGGACATCACTCTGAGAAACGCTATTCTGGTGTGGTTGATTGCATCAGAAAAGTATTTCAGCAAGAAGGCTTTGCTGGATTCTACCGTGGGTGTGCAACAAATCTTCTCAGGACCACACCTGCAGCTGTTATCACATTCACCAGCTTTGAGATGGTTCATCGATTTCTTGTCAATCTTTTCCCTTCGGATCCACAGCCTCACACTTTATAA
- the LOC107956669 gene encoding putative invertase inhibitor — MKNFLIASLVFFHLTLVSVRSDVIQETCDKAARGDPATIRLDFCLSAFEGNPKAKSATSVADLVEISIETSIANATSMGSLITSLLDKKSIGIFARNCLEDCSELYALAGSNLRRGGKAFEGKDFGTANIEITAAMDAPVTCEDGFKEKGLVSPLTKENKNFFQLTAIPLVFMKMVQK; from the coding sequence ATGAAGAATTTTCTCATTGCTTCTCTTGTTTTCTTCCACCTTACGCTTGTGTCAGTGAGGTCCGATGTTATCCAAGAAACTTGCGATAAAGCTGCAAGGGGTGATCCTGCTACTATAAGGTTGGACTTTTGTTTGTCAGCTTTTGAAGGGAATCCCAAAGCCAAATCAGCCACCAGTGTTGCGGATTTAGTTGAAATCTCCATTGAGACATCCATAGCTAATGCCACCAGCATGGGCTCCTTAATAACTAGCCTTTTGGATAAAAAAAGCATTGGAATATTTGCTAGGAATTGCTTGGAAGATTGCTCTGAGCTTTACGCTCTTGCAGGGTCTAATTTACGAAGAGGTGGGAAGGCATTTGAGGGTAAGGATTTCGGAACTGCTAATATAGAAATAACTGCTGCCATGGATGCACCAGTCACTTGTGAAGACGGGTTCAAGGAGAAAGGGTTGGTGTCGCCGTTGACAAAGGAAAACAAGAATTTTTTTCAGCTAACTGCTATCCCTCTTGTATTCATGAAAATGGTCCAGAAATGA